The segment TCATCGTAAGCACCTCCCATTTGGATTGGTCTGCTCCCTTCAGGAATAGCAGCCAGTTTACCAGTCCGCCTTGTTCTAAGGACACCGCCTTTTCATCCAGCTTCGGCAATTCCAGAAAGTGAATCTCAATGTCGTCAAGCAAAGGAATTCCCGTGCGGTCCTCCCGCAAGTGAAAGACGTTATGGTATAGAGTATTCGGCAGCAGAGCAAAGTTTATAATGTTGATCGTCACGCATCGCTTTAACTGGTTATACGGCTGGCTCTCTTGCAACTGAGAGGAATACTGTTTGCTCCAATAATAGAGGGTCCGTTTCTCTGTATCGTATTTGTTGAACAACTGCATCTCTACATTGATAATTTCGCCCTCAGTCGTCTTGGCCCGAATGTCGAGAATGGACTGCTTATCCCGAGGAGAGTCCTTGTCGGTGTAAGGATTCAGGAGAATAATGTCACTTAGAGGGGGCTTACCCGCTTCGGCAAAGGTTCGGTTCAGAAAAGCCAGCAGTACATCACGGTTCTCTTCACTTCCAAATATCCGTTTAAACAAGAAATCATTTCGGGGATCAAGCAGCTCCATCCAGTCCAGCCTCCGTTTCGGTCTTATTATACCATTATCGCTGCCTGTTTTGCGTAAGGCAAGAGCTGAACCCTTATGAACTTGCAACAATATAATTACATACACGCAAAAAGAAAAGGACAGCCCCAAGGCTATCCTCTTCATTGCATATAATTACAGGGATTCCCGGATTACCCGCTTGTAATACAGGACCGACAGAAGGCCGAAGATGGAATACAGCACGGTATACAGCCCCATAACGACGAACATCGGAGTAAGCATCTCGGTCCCGAAGAAGAACCAGCCGGATTTTACCGCAAAATAACTGTGGCACAGGCCGATTACCAGCGGAATACCGAAATTGAACAGCTGCTTGAACCGAATGCCGCTCAGGAGATCCCCTTGGGTGAAGCCCAGCTTGCGCAGGATCGTATATCCCTCCCGCTCCTCCTCGCTCTCATCCATCTGCTTGAAATAGAGAATACAGCCGGAGGTGATCAGGAACGTCAGGCCCAGGAATCCGACAATGAACATAATGAGGCCCATATTGGTCCGCTGGTTGAACTCAAATTCATATTGCGAGAAGCTTTGCAGCTCCGGCTTGTGCTGTGTATAAATCTCATAAGCCTGCTTGGCCTGCGAGGACCCGGTAAGATTGATACCGTAATAGATTCCTTCGCCGCTCACTCTTTTTTGCTCATCCGGATCTTTATGCTGAAGCAATTCCTGGAAGACTGAATCATCCACCACGAACACCCCCAGGATCCCTCCGCCAAAATAATACGGCAGCACAGACTGCTCAGACAAACCTGTAAGCTGCTGCTTAATGACCCCACCCTTGATATACAAGTCCAATTCACCGCGATCCTTCAGCTTCAGCATGGTTTGCTTCGTAGTTGTGTAACCCATAATCCGTACCTCGCCCGGCTGCAAATCCATGTTTTTCAGACTGCTCTCACTAATCACGGTAGCCAATAGACTGGTGTCATTGTTGGAGAAATTTTTAGTATCCACGACCTCCTTAAGATCCACCTCTACCTGCACCGTTGGAATCTCCAGCGTGGTATAACCTATGCCGGCCTGATCCAGCGCCTCCCGGAATCCTGCCTCATCGGCCTTCTGAAGGAAGCCGTAATCATGCGGCGAGCTCTCACGCGCGGAGGACTCCACCGAATAATATGAGATATAGCTCAGAGAGAGCAGGCCGATCGCCAGCGCGGATACCGTGGTGATGACCGTCAGCAGCAGGGCATTCGATTTCATCCGGAACATAATGGAAGAGAGTGATAACACCTGCCGAATGGACAGGTAGCCCTTCTTCCTGCGGCGGATGAGATTGAAGAGAAAGCTGACTGAGCCTTTGTAGAACAGATAGGTTCCGATAATCACCAGGGCGAGGATGGCAATCATCGCATACATCAGCCCGTTCATACCCGTGAATCTGCCGCTGAACAGCTCCCCGGACACATAATACCCTCCGCAGATGCTGCCAATCCCGAGCAGGCCGATCACAACCTCCCACAGCGACATTCTCTGAATACGCGTCTGGGAAGTCGCCGTAGCCTTGAACAGCGACAGAATGCTCTGCGCCCGGATGAAGGTGTAATTCATGATCATAATCAGCATATACACGGCGGCAAAAACCAGCACCGTCCGCCGCAGGGCCTCGGGGGAGAAGCGCAGCGCAGCGACCTGATCGACCTCCAGGATTTTGAACAGAATCATCAGGATCAGCCGTGACATCACGAACCCTGCACCGATCCCCGCGAACATCGATCCGAAATATAGAATCAGATTCTCGGCGCTCAGCAGCACGAAGATTCTGCTCTTGGTCAGCCCGATCAGCTGGAACAGCCCGATCTCCTTACTGCGGCGCTTGATGAAGATGGTGTTCGCATACAGCAGGAAGATGGCCACAATCGCAACCAGCAGGACGGAGGACGCGCCGATGGCAGCCCCGCCTTTGATCGAACCGCTGACCTCGTGCATGGCCGGGTCGAACTGCAGCGTCACGAAGGAGAAGTACAGGGCCACACTGAAAATAAGCGCGAACACGTAGAGATAATAGTTCTTAATGTTCTTTTTGAGGTTCCGCAGGATAATATAATTCAGACTCATTGTGTGACACCGCCAAGTACGCCCTGAGTGCTGATAATATCACCCAAGAAGGATTGCCGCGATTCCTCCCCCTTGTTCAGCTGGGTGTAGATTTGCCCGTCCCGGATGAAGACGACACGGCTGCAGTAGCTTGCGGCCACAGCATCATGCGTAACCATGACAATGGTGGCTTCACGCTTGCTGTTCATGGCGGCCAGCTTGTTCAGCAGATCGGACGCAGATTTGGAATCCAAGGCTCCTGTAGGCTCATCGGCAAAAATAATGCTCGGATCATGCACGAATGCCCGCGCCGCCGATGTACGCTGCTTCTGCCCGCCGGAGATTTCCGCCGGATATTTGTCCTTCAGCTCATAGATTCCCAGCTCGCCCGCTACCTGGTCGAATTTCTGGTGCGCCTCCTTCTTGGACATGCCTGTAATCGACAGCGGCAGCATGATGTTCTCCTTGACGGTCAAGGTGTCGAGCAGATTGTAATCCTGGAAAATAAACCCGAGATGATGCTTGCGGAACTCGGCGAGCTGCTTCTCCTTCATCCCGGTGAATTCCTTGCCCTCAATTTCGATTGTGCCCTTGCTTACCCGGTCAATGGAGGACAATACGTTCAGAAGCGTCGTTTTGCCGGACCCGGACGGACCCATGATTCCGACGAATTCGCCCTTGTCCACCTGAAGATCAATGCCCCTCAGGACTTCCTGTTTATTGAATTTGTTACCATAGGTTTTATAGATTTTGTTAGCCTGCATAATAAGCATCTGTTCCCCACTCCTTTTCTATAGCTCTATCATAAGCGGGTGGATGATTATTCTCCTGCGCTTCGCCGAACAAATGGAACAGGCATGTGACACTATTGTCACATACCTGTCAGCCGCTGAAAGTCATTTTCCCTTGGAAAAGTCAGCGTAAATACACTCCCCTGCCCAAGCACGGAAGCAGCGTGAAGTCTAATCAGCAGCGGCTCCGCAACCTGCCGGGTCAGGTACAGCCCCATGCCGGTAGCTGCCCCCTCCTGGCGGAATCGCGATGAGGTGAAGCCCTTATCGTAGATCCGCAGCAGATCCCTGGGGTCAATTCCCTGTCCGCTGTCTTCAATGACAAGCACAACATGGCCGCCCTCCTCACTGCTCCGGATGAAGATATCGGAGGCTTCGCTGTATTTCACAGCATTGGTCAGGAGCTGCCGCAGCATGAAGGCCAGCCATTTACCGTCTGTCAGTACCGTTTCAGCTTCAAGCTCCACATCGAACCCGATGCGTTTGGAGATGCACCAGGATTTCAATGCCCGGATCTCCTTATTAAGAATAGGAGCAAGACCGACCTTCTCAATGAACAGATC is part of the Paenibacillus sp. FSL M7-0420 genome and harbors:
- a CDS encoding ABC transporter permease — protein: MSLNYIILRNLKKNIKNYYLYVFALIFSVALYFSFVTLQFDPAMHEVSGSIKGGAAIGASSVLLVAIVAIFLLYANTIFIKRRSKEIGLFQLIGLTKSRIFVLLSAENLILYFGSMFAGIGAGFVMSRLILMILFKILEVDQVAALRFSPEALRRTVLVFAAVYMLIMIMNYTFIRAQSILSLFKATATSQTRIQRMSLWEVVIGLLGIGSICGGYYVSGELFSGRFTGMNGLMYAMIAILALVIIGTYLFYKGSVSFLFNLIRRRKKGYLSIRQVLSLSSIMFRMKSNALLLTVITTVSALAIGLLSLSYISYYSVESSARESSPHDYGFLQKADEAGFREALDQAGIGYTTLEIPTVQVEVDLKEVVDTKNFSNNDTSLLATVISESSLKNMDLQPGEVRIMGYTTTKQTMLKLKDRGELDLYIKGGVIKQQLTGLSEQSVLPYYFGGGILGVFVVDDSVFQELLQHKDPDEQKRVSGEGIYYGINLTGSSQAKQAYEIYTQHKPELQSFSQYEFEFNQRTNMGLIMFIVGFLGLTFLITSGCILYFKQMDESEEEREGYTILRKLGFTQGDLLSGIRFKQLFNFGIPLVIGLCHSYFAVKSGWFFFGTEMLTPMFVVMGLYTVLYSIFGLLSVLYYKRVIRESL
- a CDS encoding ABC transporter ATP-binding protein, whose amino-acid sequence is MLIMQANKIYKTYGNKFNKQEVLRGIDLQVDKGEFVGIMGPSGSGKTTLLNVLSSIDRVSKGTIEIEGKEFTGMKEKQLAEFRKHHLGFIFQDYNLLDTLTVKENIMLPLSITGMSKKEAHQKFDQVAGELGIYELKDKYPAEISGGQKQRTSAARAFVHDPSIIFADEPTGALDSKSASDLLNKLAAMNSKREATIVMVTHDAVAASYCSRVVFIRDGQIYTQLNKGEESRQSFLGDIISTQGVLGGVTQ
- a CDS encoding Rpn family recombination-promoting nuclease/putative transposase, which produces MELLDPRNDFLFKRIFGSEENRDVLLAFLNRTFAEAGKPPLSDIILLNPYTDKDSPRDKQSILDIRAKTTEGEIINVEMQLFNKYDTEKRTLYYWSKQYSSQLQESQPYNQLKRCVTINIINFALLPNTLYHNVFHLREDRTGIPLLDDIEIHFLELPKLDEKAVSLEQGGLVNWLLFLKGADQSKWEVLTMNEPVLKKAMDTLEFLSQNEEARRQYEARQRYLHDEASMYEAAKVAEAKGWSEGEAKGMAEGMAKGIAKGIAKGIAEGKADAQKETAHKLLALGIELSVIAEATGLSVEEIQKLKPLQ